Genomic window (Blastocatellia bacterium):
ATTGCTAAATCAATTTCGCTGGCGTGCTTTACATTCTTATGGGCTAAAGGCGCGTGATAAGATTTGCTATGTAAGATTTGCTTATAATACGCCGGGAGAAAACCAATCTCTACAACAAGCTATAAAAAAAATAGGCTACTACCAAACAAGCGTAATTGACTGCTTACAACCTATAAGTAAAATTATTGATTTACTAGCTAAATCTAAAGCAGATGTAATAGTTTGTTTTCCTGTCGTGATGCAAAGAGTTGCTCAAATGATGTTGGATGAAGGCAAGACGATTGCATCACCTAAATTTATTGCTATTGGGGGAGAAGTCCTAACCCAAGAAATGAAGGCCACTATTAGCCAGGCTTTTCAAGCACCTGTTTTTAACACTTATGGAAGCAATGAATTTAATTTAATTGCTTGGGAATGTCCGGTTTCTAGGGATCTGCATCTTTGCCAAGATAATGTAATAGTTGAAATTCTTAAAAACGGTCAGGAAATAAAAAGCGGCGAAAGCGGGGAAATTGTTGTTACTGGATTAAATTCTTTTTCTATGCCGTTTATTCGCTATCGTTTAGCAGACCTTGTTACTAAAGGCGATCCTCAATGTAGTTGTGGACAGCCCTTTCCAACAATTAAACAAGTGATTGGTAGAATGAACGATTATTTAGTTTTGCCTGATGGACAAGAAACACATCCACTAATTTTACTGCCTATTATCCGAAGTGCTTCTTGGATCAAGGGTTATCGGCTAATCCAGGAAAAAACGGATTATTTAATATTAAATGTCATAATAAGCAAGACTCCTAGCAACTTAGAGTTAGAAAGCTTAAAAGAAAAAATTTGCCTTGCATTAAAAGCAAAACTTCAAATAGACATTAATTTTGTTGATGAGCTAACTTTAGAAAAAAGCGGCAAGTTTCGTATCTTTCAATCGCGCGTAAAATCCGCTTATAA
Coding sequences:
- a CDS encoding phenylacetate--CoA ligase family protein, with translation MLNKAFSRLTSLYSLLKSKSPSELAIYQEKQLQKIVRHAYENVPYYQKLFQQHNITPQKIKTLSDLPLIPITDRPTIQACKAEEIIANSLQSKNLLSITTGGSSGIPLTVYRSWVEERLLNQFRWRALHSYGLKARDKICYVRFAYNTPGENQSLQQAIKKIGYYQTSVIDCLQPISKIIDLLAKSKADVIVCFPVVMQRVAQMMLDEGKTIASPKFIAIGGEVLTQEMKATISQAFQAPVFNTYGSNEFNLIAWECPVSRDLHLCQDNVIVEILKNGQEIKSGESGEIVVTGLNSFSMPFIRYRLADLVTKGDPQCSCGQPFPTIKQVIGRMNDYLVLPDGQETHPLILLPIIRSASWIKGYRLIQEKTDYLILNVIISKTPSNLELESLKEKICLALKAKLQIDINFVDELTLEKSGKFRIFQSRVKSAYK